In Kineococcus mangrovi, a single genomic region encodes these proteins:
- the fusA gene encoding elongation factor G: MAQDVLTDLTKVRNIGIMAHIDAGKTTTTERILFYTGINYKIGEVHDGAATMDWMEQEQERGITITSAATTCFWEGTQINIIDTPGHVDFTVEVERSLRVLDGAVAVFDGKEGVEPQSETVWRQADKYDVPRICFVNKMDKLGADFYFTVKTIVERLGAEPLVMQIPIGAENDFLGVVDLVYMRALTWRGDTAKGEAYEKEDIPAELQETAEEYRTKLLERVAETDEALLEKYLGGEEISPEEIKAAVRKLTIASEVYPIFCGSAFKNKGVQPMLDAVLDYLPSPLDVKPMIGHKVGDESVEILRKPDSTEPFSALAFKVAAHPFFGKLTYVRVYSGVVSAGSQVVNSTKGKKERIGKLFQMHSNKENPVDEARAGHIYAMIGLKETTTGDTLSDPAQQVVLESMTFPEPVISVAIEPKTKGDQEKLGTAIQRLAEEDPTFQVELDQETGQTIIKGMGELHLDILVDRMKREFKVEANVGKPQVAYRETIRRAVLKEDYTHKKQTGGSGQYAKVQVSIEPLDTTDGTFYEFVNAVTGGRVPREYIPSVDNGIQEAMQEGVVAGYPLVGIKASLVDGAAHDVDSSEMAFKIAGKMVLREAVRKAQPVLLEPVMAVEVRTPADYMGEVIGDLNSRRGQIESMEDVSGAKLVKAAVPLSEMFGYVGDLRSKTQGRAVYSMQFQNYAEVPRNVADEIVKKVRGE, from the coding sequence GTGGCACAGGACGTGCTGACGGACCTGACCAAGGTCCGCAACATCGGCATCATGGCGCACATCGACGCCGGCAAGACCACGACGACGGAGCGGATCCTCTTCTACACGGGGATCAACTACAAGATCGGCGAGGTCCACGACGGCGCGGCCACGATGGACTGGATGGAGCAGGAGCAGGAGCGGGGGATCACCATCACCTCCGCCGCCACCACCTGCTTCTGGGAAGGCACCCAGATCAACATCATCGACACGCCCGGCCACGTCGACTTCACGGTCGAGGTCGAGCGGTCCCTGCGCGTCCTCGACGGTGCTGTCGCCGTCTTCGACGGCAAGGAGGGTGTCGAGCCCCAGTCCGAGACCGTGTGGCGGCAGGCGGACAAGTACGACGTCCCGCGCATCTGCTTCGTCAACAAGATGGACAAGCTGGGCGCCGACTTCTACTTCACGGTGAAGACCATCGTCGAGCGCCTCGGCGCCGAGCCGCTGGTCATGCAGATCCCGATCGGGGCCGAGAACGACTTCCTCGGCGTCGTCGACCTGGTGTACATGCGCGCGCTGACCTGGCGCGGCGACACCGCCAAGGGCGAGGCGTACGAGAAGGAGGACATCCCGGCCGAGCTGCAGGAGACGGCCGAGGAGTACCGCACCAAGCTGCTCGAGCGCGTCGCCGAGACCGACGAGGCGCTGCTCGAGAAGTACCTGGGCGGCGAGGAGATCTCCCCCGAGGAGATCAAGGCGGCCGTCCGCAAGCTCACGATCGCCAGCGAGGTCTACCCGATCTTCTGCGGCTCCGCGTTCAAGAACAAGGGCGTGCAGCCCATGCTCGACGCGGTCCTGGACTACCTGCCCTCCCCGCTCGACGTGAAGCCGATGATCGGCCACAAGGTCGGCGACGAGTCGGTCGAGATCTTGCGCAAGCCGGACTCCACCGAGCCGTTCTCCGCCCTGGCGTTCAAGGTCGCGGCGCACCCGTTCTTCGGGAAGCTCACCTACGTGCGCGTCTACTCGGGCGTCGTCTCCGCCGGCTCGCAGGTCGTGAACTCGACCAAGGGCAAGAAGGAGCGCATCGGGAAGCTCTTCCAGATGCACTCCAACAAGGAGAACCCGGTCGACGAGGCTCGCGCGGGCCACATCTACGCGATGATCGGCCTGAAGGAGACGACGACGGGCGACACGTTGTCCGACCCGGCGCAGCAGGTCGTCCTCGAGTCGATGACCTTCCCCGAGCCCGTCATCTCGGTCGCCATCGAGCCGAAGACGAAGGGCGACCAGGAGAAGCTGGGCACCGCGATCCAGCGCCTGGCCGAGGAGGACCCGACCTTCCAGGTCGAGCTCGACCAGGAGACCGGCCAGACCATCATCAAGGGGATGGGCGAGCTCCACCTCGACATCCTCGTGGACCGCATGAAGCGCGAGTTCAAGGTCGAGGCCAACGTCGGCAAGCCGCAGGTCGCCTACCGCGAGACCATCCGCCGGGCGGTGCTCAAGGAGGACTACACCCACAAGAAGCAGACGGGTGGGTCCGGCCAGTACGCGAAGGTCCAGGTCTCGATCGAGCCCCTGGACACCACCGACGGGACGTTCTACGAGTTCGTCAACGCCGTCACCGGTGGTCGTGTGCCGCGCGAGTACATCCCCTCGGTGGACAACGGGATCCAGGAGGCCATGCAGGAAGGTGTCGTCGCCGGCTACCCGCTGGTCGGCATCAAGGCCTCCCTCGTCGACGGTGCGGCGCACGACGTCGACTCGTCCGAGATGGCCTTCAAGATCGCCGGCAAGATGGTCCTGCGCGAGGCTGTCCGCAAGGCGCAGCCCGTGCTGCTCGAGCCGGTCATGGCCGTCGAGGTGCGCACGCCCGCCGACTACATGGGCGAAGTCATCGGCGACCTGAACTCCCGCCGTGGGCAGATCGAGTCCATGGAGGACGTCAGCGGGGCCAAGCTCGTCAAGGCCGCCGTCCCGCTGTCGGAGATGTTCGGCTACGTCGGGGACCTCCGGTCCAAGACCCAGGGCCGCGCGGTCTACTCGATGCAGTTCCAGAACTACGCCGAGGTGCCGCGCAACGTCGCGGACGAGATCGTGAAGAAGGTCCGCGGGGAGTGA
- the rpsL gene encoding 30S ribosomal protein S12, with product MPTIQQLVRKGREDKVVKTKTPALKGSPQRRGVCTRVYTTTPKKPNSALRKVARVKLTSGIEVTAYIPGVGHNLQEHSMVLVRGGRVKDLPGVRYKIVRGSLDTQGVKNRKQARSRYGAKKEKS from the coding sequence GTGCCCACCATCCAGCAGCTGGTCCGCAAGGGCCGGGAGGACAAGGTCGTCAAGACCAAGACGCCCGCCCTCAAGGGCAGCCCGCAGCGCCGTGGCGTGTGCACGCGCGTGTACACCACGACGCCGAAGAAGCCGAACTCGGCGCTGCGCAAGGTCGCTCGCGTGAAGCTGACCAGCGGCATCGAGGTCACGGCCTACATCCCCGGCGTGGGTCACAACCTGCAGGAGCACTCGATGGTCCTGGTCCGCGGTGGCCGCGTGAAGGACCTGCCGGGTGTCCGCTACAAGATCGTCCGCGGGTCGCTCGACACGCAGGGCGTGAAGAACCGCAAGCAGGCGCGCAGCCGCTACGGCGCGAAGAAGGAGAAGAGCTGA
- the rpoB gene encoding DNA-directed RNA polymerase subunit beta, which produces MAASRPASAPNSTGTTVVGNQSPRTVSGRYSFGKIHEPLEVPDLLALQTDSFDWLLGNKRWQDRVEASTNGGLAVPTTSGLEEIFEEISPIEDFSGSMSLSFRDHRFEPPKYSLDDCKERDLTYAAPLFVTAEFINGNTGEIKSQTVFMGDFPLMTDRGTFVINGTERVVVSQLVRSPGIYFERVPDKTSDRDTWTAKIIPSRGAWLEFEIDKRDTVGVRVDRKRKQSVTVLMKALGWSESQIREEFADYESMISTLEKDHTSGVEDALLDIYRKLRPGEPPTQEAARNLLDNLYFNPKRYDLAKVGRYKVNKKLGMEEPLSSSVLSVDDIVRTIKFLVKLHAGEVSMPGVRGGQPVDVRVEVDDIDHFGNRRLRSVGELIQNQVRTGLSRMERVVRERMTTQDVEAITPQTLINIRPVVASIKEFFGTSQLSQFMDQTNPLAGLTHKRRLSALGPGGLSRERAGMEVRDVHPSHYGRMCPIETPEGPNIGLIGSLSSYGRINPFGFIETPYRKIVDGKVSDDVDYLTADEEDSFVIAQANAPLNADGSFAEARVLVRAKGGETEFVPNSDVDYMDVAARQMVSVATAMIPFLEHDDANRALMGANMQRQAVPLVKTEAPLVGTGMEFRAAVDAGDVVVATKAGVATEVSADLITVSNDDGSTTSYKVAKFRRSNHGTAYNQQVVVEEGARVEVGTVLADGPSTDGGEMALGRNLMVAFMPWEGHNYEDAIILSQRLVQDDVLSSIHIEEHEVDARDTKLGPEEITRDIPNVAEEVLADLDERGIIRIGAEVRDGDLLVGKVTPKGETELTPEERLLRAIFGEKAREVRDTSLKVPHGETGTVIGVKVFDRDEGDELPPGVNQLVRVYVANKRKITDGDKLAGRHGNKGVISKILPVEDMPFLEDGTPVDVILNPLGVPSRMNVGQVLELHLGWIASRGWEIEGQPDWAELIPEEIRSAPAGSRIATPVFDGAREEEITGLLSSTLKTRDGDRLVQGDGKARLFDGRSGEPFPDPVSVGYMYILKLHHLVDDKIHARSTGPYSMITQQPLGGKAQFGGQRFGEMEVWALEAYGAAYALQELLTIKSDDVLGRVKVYEAIVKGENIPEPGIPESFKVLIKEMQSLCLNVEVLSSDGMAIEMRDSDEDVFRAAEELGIDLARREPSSVEEV; this is translated from the coding sequence TTGGCTGCCTCGCGTCCAGCGTCCGCACCGAACAGCACCGGCACCACCGTCGTCGGCAACCAGTCGCCGCGCACCGTCTCCGGACGGTACTCCTTCGGCAAGATCCACGAACCGCTTGAGGTCCCCGACCTCCTGGCGCTGCAGACCGACAGCTTCGACTGGCTGCTCGGCAACAAGCGCTGGCAGGACCGGGTGGAGGCGTCCACCAACGGTGGCCTCGCCGTCCCGACGACCTCCGGTCTGGAGGAGATCTTCGAGGAGATCTCGCCGATCGAGGACTTCTCCGGCTCCATGTCGCTGTCGTTCCGCGACCACCGGTTCGAGCCGCCGAAGTACTCGCTCGACGACTGCAAGGAGCGCGACCTCACCTACGCCGCCCCGCTGTTCGTCACGGCGGAGTTCATCAACGGCAACACCGGCGAGATCAAGTCCCAGACGGTCTTCATGGGCGACTTCCCGCTCATGACCGACCGCGGGACCTTCGTCATCAACGGCACCGAGCGCGTCGTGGTGTCGCAGCTCGTCCGCTCGCCCGGCATCTACTTCGAGCGCGTCCCGGACAAGACGTCCGACCGCGACACCTGGACGGCGAAGATCATCCCGTCCCGCGGTGCCTGGCTCGAGTTCGAGATCGACAAGCGCGACACCGTCGGCGTCCGCGTCGACCGCAAGCGCAAGCAGTCCGTCACGGTCCTCATGAAGGCCCTGGGCTGGAGCGAGTCCCAGATCCGCGAGGAGTTCGCCGACTACGAGTCGATGATCTCCACGCTGGAGAAGGACCACACCTCCGGCGTCGAGGACGCGCTGCTCGACATCTACCGCAAGCTGCGCCCGGGCGAGCCGCCGACGCAGGAGGCCGCGCGCAACCTGCTCGACAACCTCTACTTCAACCCCAAGCGCTACGACCTCGCCAAGGTCGGTCGCTACAAGGTGAACAAGAAGCTGGGCATGGAGGAGCCGCTGAGCTCCAGCGTGCTCTCGGTCGACGACATCGTGCGCACCATCAAGTTCCTCGTGAAGCTGCACGCCGGCGAGGTCTCGATGCCGGGTGTGCGGGGCGGGCAGCCGGTCGACGTCCGCGTCGAGGTCGACGACATCGACCACTTCGGCAACCGCCGCCTGCGCAGCGTCGGCGAGCTCATCCAGAACCAGGTCCGCACGGGCCTGTCCCGGATGGAGCGCGTCGTGCGCGAGCGCATGACCACGCAGGACGTCGAGGCCATCACGCCCCAGACGCTCATCAACATCCGTCCCGTCGTGGCCTCCATCAAGGAGTTCTTCGGGACGAGCCAGCTGTCGCAGTTCATGGACCAGACCAACCCGCTCGCGGGTCTGACCCACAAGCGCCGCCTGTCCGCGCTGGGTCCGGGCGGTCTGTCCCGCGAGCGCGCCGGCATGGAGGTCCGCGACGTCCACCCGTCGCACTACGGCCGCATGTGCCCGATCGAGACCCCCGAGGGCCCGAACATCGGTCTCATCGGGTCGCTGTCCTCCTACGGGCGCATCAACCCGTTCGGCTTCATCGAGACGCCGTACCGCAAGATCGTCGACGGCAAGGTCTCCGACGACGTCGACTACCTGACGGCGGACGAGGAGGACTCCTTCGTCATCGCCCAGGCGAACGCGCCGCTGAACGCGGACGGCTCCTTCGCCGAGGCCCGCGTCCTGGTGCGCGCCAAGGGTGGTGAGACGGAGTTCGTCCCGAACTCCGACGTCGACTACATGGACGTCGCCGCCCGGCAGATGGTCTCCGTGGCGACCGCGATGATCCCGTTCCTCGAGCACGACGACGCGAACCGCGCGCTGATGGGCGCGAACATGCAGCGCCAGGCGGTGCCGCTGGTCAAGACCGAGGCCCCGCTCGTCGGCACCGGCATGGAGTTCCGTGCCGCCGTCGACGCCGGTGACGTCGTCGTCGCGACCAAGGCCGGTGTCGCCACCGAGGTGTCGGCCGACCTCATCACCGTGTCCAACGACGACGGCTCCACGACCAGCTACAAGGTCGCGAAGTTCCGCCGCTCCAACCACGGCACCGCGTACAACCAGCAGGTCGTCGTCGAGGAGGGCGCCCGCGTCGAGGTCGGCACCGTCCTCGCCGACGGTCCGTCCACCGACGGTGGCGAGATGGCCCTGGGCCGCAACCTCATGGTCGCGTTCATGCCGTGGGAGGGCCACAACTACGAGGACGCGATCATCCTGTCGCAGCGCCTCGTGCAGGACGACGTCCTGTCCTCGATCCACATCGAGGAGCACGAGGTCGACGCCCGCGACACCAAGCTGGGCCCCGAGGAGATCACGCGGGACATCCCGAACGTGGCCGAGGAGGTGCTGGCCGACCTCGACGAGCGCGGGATCATCCGCATCGGCGCCGAGGTCCGCGACGGCGACCTGCTCGTCGGCAAGGTCACGCCCAAGGGCGAGACCGAGCTGACCCCGGAGGAGCGCCTGCTGCGCGCCATCTTCGGCGAGAAGGCCCGCGAGGTCCGCGACACCTCCCTCAAGGTCCCCCACGGCGAGACCGGCACCGTCATCGGCGTCAAGGTCTTCGACCGCGACGAGGGCGACGAGCTGCCCCCGGGCGTGAACCAGCTGGTGCGCGTCTACGTGGCCAACAAGCGCAAGATCACCGACGGTGACAAGCTCGCCGGCCGCCACGGCAACAAGGGCGTCATCTCCAAGATCCTGCCCGTGGAGGACATGCCGTTCCTCGAGGACGGCACCCCGGTCGACGTCATCCTCAACCCCCTCGGCGTGCCGAGCCGGATGAACGTCGGTCAGGTCCTGGAGCTGCACCTGGGCTGGATCGCCAGCCGCGGCTGGGAGATCGAGGGCCAGCCGGACTGGGCCGAGCTCATCCCCGAGGAGATCCGGTCGGCCCCGGCCGGTTCCCGCATCGCGACGCCCGTCTTCGACGGTGCCCGCGAGGAGGAGATCACCGGGCTGCTGAGCTCCACGCTCAAGACGCGCGACGGCGACCGCCTCGTCCAGGGCGACGGCAAGGCGCGGCTGTTCGACGGCCGCTCCGGGGAGCCGTTCCCGGACCCGGTCTCGGTCGGCTACATGTACATCCTGAAGCTGCACCACCTGGTCGACGACAAGATCCACGCCCGCTCGACCGGTCCGTACTCGATGATCACCCAGCAGCCGCTCGGTGGTAAGGCGCAGTTCGGTGGTCAGCGCTTCGGCGAGATGGAGGTCTGGGCCCTGGAGGCCTACGGCGCCGCCTACGCCCTGCAGGAGCTGCTCACGATCAAGTCCGACGACGTCCTGGGCCGCGTGAAGGTCTACGAGGCCATCGTCAAGGGCGAGAACATCCCCGAGCCGGGCATCCCCGAGTCCTTCAAGGTGCTCATCAAGGAGATGCAGTCGCTGTGCCTGAACGTGGAGGTCCTCTCCTCGGACGGCATGGCGATCGAGATGCGCGACAGCGACGAGGACGTCTTCCGGGCGGCCGAGGAGCTGGGCATCGACCTGGCGCGGCGCGAGCCGAGCAGCGTCGAAGAGGTCTGA
- a CDS encoding DNA-directed RNA polymerase subunit beta', whose translation MLDVNFFDELRIGLATADDIRTWSHGEVKKPETINYRTLKPEKDGLFCEKIFGPTRDWECYCGKYKRVRFKGIICERCGVEVTRAKVRRERMGHIELAAPVTHIWYFKGVPSRLGYLLDLAPKDLEKVIYFAAYMITWVDDEGRQRDFSSLEAQIEVEKREVENRRDADVDARAKTLETDLAELEAEGAKSDVRRKVRESAEREMAQIRRRADTEIDRLTTIWDRFRTLKVQDLEGDEVLYRAMRERFGMYFEGGMGAAALQKRLQSFDLEAEAESLRETIATGKGQRKTRALKRLKVVSAFLTTRNSPDGMVLDCVPVIPPDLRPMVQLDGGRFATSDLNDLYRRVINRNNRLKRLLDLGAPEIIVNNEKRMLQEAVDALFDNGRRGRPVTGPGNRPLKSLSDMLKGKQGRFRQNLLGKRVDYSGRSVIVVGPQLKLHQCGLPKQMALELFKPFVMKRLVDLSHAQNIKSAKRMVERARPVVWDVLSEVITEHPVLLNRAPTLHRLGIQAFEPQLVEGKAIQIHPLVCTAFNADFDGDQMAVHVPLSAEAQAEARILMLSSNNILKPADGRPVTMPTQDMIIGLYHLTADRDDVEGVGRVFSSLAEAIMAFDAQQLHLNAKVRIRLQGVVPAEGWTVPEDWTAGEDLTVETTLGRALFNETLPLDFRYVNTAVDKKHLSAIVNELAEKYPKVQVAAALDALKEAGFRWATRSGTTVSIADVVAPPNKLAILETYEAKAEKVQQQYERGLITDDERRQELIEIWTQATNDVAKDLEQAMPQHNTIHRMVSSGARGNWMQMRQLAGMRGLMANPKGEIIPRPVKASFREGLTVGEFFITTHGARKGLADTALRTADSGYLTRRLVDVSQDVIVREEDCGTVRGLSMPIAEKGADGTLRRHDDVETSVYARTLATDVLAGGEVVLAAGADLGDVVIDALVAQGVESVKVRSVLTCESRVGTCAHCYGRSLASGKLVDIGEAVGIVAAQSIGEPGTQLTMRTFHTGGAASESGDITHGLPRVVELFEARTPKGNAPISEVAGRARIEETDKGRKIVVTPDDGAEEVEYPVTRRQRLLVEDGTHVEVGQKLVQGAVDPKQVLRILGPRRVQMHLVDEVQEVYRSQGVSIHDKHIEVIVRQMLKRVTIIEQNGSELLPGELVERARFEEENRRVMAEGGQPSSGRPELMGITKASLATDSWLSAASFQETTRVLTNAAMEGKSDPLLGLKENVIIGKLIPAGTGLPRYRNIRVEPTEEAKAQMYSVPGYDDVDYAQFGVGSGQAVPLEEFDYGSSDYR comes from the coding sequence TTGCTCGACGTCAACTTCTTCGACGAGCTGCGCATCGGGCTGGCCACCGCGGACGACATCCGCACGTGGTCGCACGGTGAGGTCAAGAAGCCGGAGACCATCAACTACCGCACCCTGAAGCCGGAGAAGGACGGGCTCTTCTGCGAGAAGATCTTCGGTCCCACCCGGGACTGGGAGTGCTACTGCGGCAAGTACAAGCGCGTCCGCTTCAAGGGCATCATCTGCGAGCGCTGCGGTGTCGAGGTCACGCGGGCCAAGGTCCGTCGTGAGCGCATGGGGCACATCGAGCTCGCCGCCCCCGTCACGCACATCTGGTACTTCAAGGGCGTCCCGAGCCGGCTGGGCTACCTGCTCGACCTGGCCCCCAAGGACCTCGAGAAGGTCATCTACTTCGCCGCCTACATGATCACGTGGGTCGACGACGAGGGTCGCCAGCGCGACTTCTCCTCGCTCGAGGCCCAGATCGAGGTCGAGAAGCGCGAGGTCGAGAACCGTCGCGACGCCGACGTCGACGCTCGCGCCAAGACGCTCGAGACCGACCTGGCCGAGCTCGAGGCCGAGGGCGCGAAGTCGGACGTGCGCCGCAAGGTGCGCGAGTCCGCCGAGCGCGAGATGGCCCAGATCCGCCGTCGCGCCGACACCGAGATCGACCGCCTGACGACGATCTGGGACCGCTTCCGCACGCTCAAGGTCCAGGACCTCGAGGGTGACGAGGTGCTCTACCGCGCGATGCGCGAGCGCTTCGGCATGTACTTCGAGGGCGGCATGGGCGCGGCGGCGCTGCAGAAGCGCCTCCAGAGCTTCGACCTGGAGGCCGAGGCCGAGTCCCTGCGCGAGACCATCGCGACGGGCAAGGGCCAGCGCAAGACGCGTGCCCTCAAGCGCCTCAAGGTCGTCTCGGCGTTCCTCACCACGCGCAACTCGCCCGACGGCATGGTCCTGGACTGCGTCCCGGTCATCCCGCCGGACCTGCGCCCGATGGTGCAGCTCGACGGCGGCCGCTTCGCGACGTCCGACCTCAACGACCTGTACCGCCGCGTCATCAACCGCAACAACCGGTTGAAGCGCCTCCTGGACCTCGGGGCTCCCGAGATCATCGTGAACAACGAGAAGCGCATGCTGCAGGAGGCCGTCGACGCGCTGTTCGACAACGGCCGTCGCGGCCGGCCGGTGACGGGTCCGGGCAACCGCCCGCTGAAGTCGCTGTCCGACATGCTCAAGGGCAAGCAGGGCCGGTTCCGCCAGAACCTGCTCGGCAAGCGCGTCGACTACTCGGGCCGTTCGGTCATCGTCGTCGGCCCGCAGTTGAAGCTGCACCAGTGCGGTCTGCCCAAGCAGATGGCCCTGGAGCTCTTCAAGCCCTTCGTCATGAAGCGGCTCGTGGACCTGTCGCACGCGCAGAACATCAAGTCGGCCAAGCGCATGGTCGAGCGCGCCCGCCCGGTGGTCTGGGACGTCCTGTCCGAGGTCATCACCGAGCACCCCGTGCTGCTCAACCGCGCGCCCACCCTGCACCGCCTCGGCATCCAGGCCTTCGAGCCCCAGCTGGTCGAGGGCAAGGCCATCCAGATCCACCCGCTCGTCTGCACCGCGTTCAACGCGGACTTCGACGGCGACCAGATGGCCGTGCACGTGCCGCTGAGCGCGGAGGCGCAGGCCGAGGCCCGCATCCTCATGCTGTCCTCGAACAACATCCTCAAGCCGGCGGACGGCCGTCCGGTGACCATGCCCACCCAGGACATGATCATCGGGCTGTACCACCTGACCGCCGACCGGGACGACGTCGAGGGCGTCGGCCGCGTGTTCTCCTCGCTCGCCGAGGCGATCATGGCGTTCGACGCGCAGCAGCTGCACCTCAACGCCAAGGTGCGCATCCGCCTGCAGGGCGTCGTGCCGGCCGAGGGCTGGACGGTGCCCGAGGACTGGACGGCCGGGGAGGACCTGACCGTCGAGACGACGCTGGGTCGCGCGCTCTTCAACGAGACGCTGCCGCTGGACTTCCGGTACGTGAACACGGCCGTGGACAAGAAGCACCTGTCCGCGATCGTCAACGAGCTGGCCGAGAAGTACCCCAAGGTCCAGGTCGCGGCCGCGCTGGACGCCCTGAAGGAGGCCGGCTTCCGCTGGGCCACCCGCTCGGGCACCACCGTGTCCATCGCCGACGTCGTGGCGCCGCCGAACAAGCTGGCGATCCTCGAGACCTACGAGGCCAAGGCCGAGAAGGTCCAGCAGCAGTACGAACGTGGTCTGATCACCGACGACGAGCGCCGCCAGGAGCTCATCGAGATCTGGACGCAGGCCACGAACGACGTCGCCAAGGACCTCGAGCAGGCCATGCCGCAGCACAACACGATCCACCGCATGGTGAGCTCGGGTGCGCGAGGCAACTGGATGCAGATGCGTCAGCTCGCCGGGATGCGCGGCCTCATGGCCAACCCGAAGGGCGAGATCATCCCGCGTCCGGTCAAGGCCTCGTTCCGCGAGGGCCTGACCGTGGGTGAGTTCTTCATCACCACGCACGGCGCCCGCAAGGGGCTGGCGGACACCGCGCTGCGGACCGCCGACTCCGGGTACCTCACCCGTCGTCTCGTGGACGTCTCGCAGGACGTCATCGTGCGCGAGGAGGACTGCGGCACCGTCCGCGGCCTGTCGATGCCGATCGCGGAGAAGGGTGCCGACGGCACCCTGCGCCGCCACGACGACGTCGAGACGAGCGTCTACGCCCGCACGCTGGCGACGGACGTCCTCGCGGGCGGCGAGGTCGTGCTCGCGGCCGGGGCGGACCTCGGGGACGTCGTCATCGACGCCCTCGTCGCCCAGGGCGTGGAGTCGGTCAAGGTGCGCTCGGTGCTGACCTGCGAGTCCCGCGTCGGGACCTGCGCGCACTGCTACGGCCGCTCGCTGGCGTCGGGCAAGCTCGTCGACATCGGTGAGGCCGTCGGGATCGTCGCCGCGCAGTCGATCGGTGAGCCCGGCACCCAGCTGACGATGCGCACCTTCCACACCGGTGGTGCCGCGTCCGAGTCCGGTGACATCACGCACGGTCTGCCGCGCGTGGTCGAGCTGTTCGAGGCCCGCACCCCGAAGGGGAACGCGCCGATCTCCGAGGTCGCGGGCCGTGCCCGGATCGAGGAGACCGACAAGGGCCGCAAGATCGTCGTCACCCCCGACGACGGCGCCGAGGAGGTCGAGTACCCCGTCACGCGTCGTCAGCGCCTCCTCGTCGAGGACGGCACGCACGTCGAGGTCGGGCAGAAGCTCGTCCAGGGTGCGGTCGACCCGAAGCAGGTGCTGCGGATCCTCGGTCCGCGCCGGGTGCAGATGCACCTGGTCGACGAGGTGCAGGAGGTCTACCGCTCCCAGGGCGTGTCGATCCACGACAAGCACATCGAGGTCATCGTCCGCCAGATGCTCAAGCGGGTGACGATCATCGAGCAGAACGGCTCCGAGCTGCTGCCCGGGGAACTCGTCGAGCGCGCGCGCTTCGAGGAGGAGAACCGCCGGGTCATGGCCGAGGGCGGTCAGCCGTCCTCCGGCCGCCCGGAGCTCATGGGGATCACGAAGGCGTCGCTCGCGACCGACTCGTGGCTGTCCGCCGCCTCCTTCCAGGAGACGACCCGCGTCCTGACCAACGCGGCCATGGAGGGCAAGAGCGACCCCCTGCTCGGGCTCAAGGAGAACGTCATCATCGGCAAGCTCATCCCGGCCGGCACGGGGCTGCCCCGCTACCGCAACATCCGGGTCGAGCCGACCGAGGAGGCCAAGGCGCAGATGTACTCGGTGCCCGGCTACGACGACGTCGACTACGCGCAGTTCGGCGTGGGCTCCGGCCAGGCCGTGCCGCTGGAGGAGTTCGACTACGGCAGCAGCGACTACCGCTGA
- the rpsG gene encoding 30S ribosomal protein S7 codes for MPRKGPAPKRPLVVDPVYQSPLVTQLVNKILLDGKKSVAESIVYGALEGARDKTGGDPVVVLKRALDNVKPAIEVKSRRVGGSTYQVPIEVRPSRSTTLALRWLVGYARQRREKTMTERLLNEILDASNGLGAAVKRREDTHKMAESNRAFAHYRW; via the coding sequence ATGCCGCGCAAGGGCCCCGCACCCAAGCGTCCCCTCGTGGTGGACCCCGTCTACCAGTCCCCGCTGGTGACGCAGCTCGTCAACAAGATCCTCCTCGACGGCAAGAAGTCCGTCGCCGAGTCGATCGTGTACGGCGCCCTCGAGGGTGCCCGCGACAAGACCGGTGGCGACCCCGTCGTCGTGCTGAAGCGTGCGCTCGACAACGTCAAGCCCGCGATCGAGGTCAAGTCCCGCCGCGTCGGCGGCTCGACTTACCAGGTGCCCATCGAGGTGCGCCCGAGCCGTTCCACGACGCTGGCCCTGCGCTGGCTCGTCGGCTACGCCCGGCAGCGCCGCGAGAAGACGATGACCGAGCGTCTGCTCAACGAGATCCTCGACGCCTCGAACGGTCTCGGTGCCGCGGTGAAGCGCCGCGAGGACACGCACAAGATGGCCGAGTCGAACCGGGCCTTCGCGCACTACCGCTGGTGA